The following are from one region of the Paenibacillus sp. KS-LC4 genome:
- a CDS encoding SDR family NAD(P)-dependent oxidoreductase, translated as MNRYLGKRAGDIITVYPHKHPSIVKQIRKEFVFDDATLLRVWGEGSRDREELNELLCRLLGAQLREMGLHPAKSPARMFVADLYNKWYEESLAFLTRYGYLSFDASLETLWQEWETRKCRWLEKAELKAQVVLVETTMRALPDILTGKQAATDILFPDASMKLVEGVYKLNAISDGYNEVLADMVVLYLQECLKNDPAARIRILEIGAGTGGTSAMVFDKLQPYQQHVEEYCYTDISKAFLLHAEREYAPKAPYLTYRVFNVEEPISGQKLDAGAYDLVLATNCLHATKNIRQTLRNAKAVLAKNGLLLLNEMNRNSLFTHLTFGLLDGWWRYEDAELRMPGCPGLSSEAWSSVLKAEGFRAINHLAQKAHDFGQQIIVAESDGVVRQKQRQGQVAAPAAAKLPNTEVPVVSREAGAAPASEVMEALIEEQVKNAIKDQLFSSLKVDRYRIDSDKSFADYGLDSITGVHLVQALNDKLSVGLKTTHLFDYSSVNQLATYMLRQYKEALAAAFAPAKPQLSSATLATAIVNEPSIANTMASAATWGQTARAQAVVWQGAREGAREGDRESDRESAQEGGREDTGEKIPEQGGNINAIAIVGMSGRFSKSGDLGELWEHLANGDDLVGPVTRWDLRSYYAEGTRFCNEGGFLDDIHSFDPLFFHISGVEAMYMDPQQRIFLEECWKALEVAGYAGDAVKGASCGVYVGINGGDYQQSMVEQAPAQAMWGNAASVIPARISYFLDLQGPAVAVDTACSSSLVSIHLACQGLRSGETDMALAGGVFIQSSPRFYLTAERASMLSSTGRCHTFDDQANGFVPGEGVGVVVLKRLKDALADRDHIYGIIRGSALNQDGTTNGITAPSANSQERLEREVYEKNGINPGEIQLVEAHGTGTKLGDPIEFEALTRAFRAYTNRKEYCALGSIKTNIGHAAAAAGVAGLLKILLALEHKQLPPSLHFDAWNANIEHQGSPFYVNTKLRDWSIEPGSRRRAAISAFGFSGTNAHMVIEEPPEPVRQPIDRAGHLIVLSARTAEQLRKQVQNLIAFCEQEPNAECGNISYTLLVGRRHLPHRLACVVRDVPELVKSLQKWLETRTVAGVFYGELLENELREQPSLKRYGGQCIENFCHGAQGADQLEQLAAVADMYAQGYALEYGRLFEGLPYARIPLPTYPFAKERYWKPEDSAQSVAKAGGINFRMLHPLLHENISVLEEQRYTSIFTGKEFFLADHVINGQRILPGVVHLEMVRAALELAAGASEEGSSWRLQHVGFVSPILAGNGPVEVQVGLRAEEAEAISYEVRDGRGTVVHSQGRARRLGKVDAPAVDLTTLQTVCSQNRISASELYELFRQAGLNYGPAHRGVESLSIAEGQVLARLSLPDCVADTESRYVLHPSLMDAALQAAIGLMLGTASFKPQVPFALEEVEIYGPCTPSMWAVVRRSEGSRAEDKVQKFDVDACDENGQVRVRLKGYTSRVLEEEAGGHEPGAHLLQPAWKQQGIAHKTLPPALSQHLVLLCELTAPLVLGGQIKALQSDLQDIASRYQAYAVRVFEEIQTLLRSKPQGKVLVQVVVPADGEGQVFSGLVGLLRTARRENPNLIAQLIEVENTTDLESKLLENCHSLQDDCIRYRYDQRWVAYWDVAEVSQQTFHIPWRDGGVYLLTGGAGGLGLIFAKEIASKVKAPRLILIGRSPLGLRQQAALQELKNLGALIEYRQVDVTREKEVASLFEEIRVHYGTLQGILHGAGVIRDNFIIRKTGQEMQEVLAPKVSGLVHLDHSSIGLPLDFFVLFSAVAGCLGNPGQADYAAANGFLDAYAAERNRLVARGQRQGRTLAIDWPLWQDGGMQVDAETAQWMREHTELVPLESQNGIRALYQGLASGCDQVMVVQGDLARITEKLHPLFAAPAARPVNSVASHVEDRVLQIASDLLQVRADELDVEAEWFDFGIDAFLVIELANRLSEEFGLVLPPSTFSELPTIQQVIELLRGETDKQVPTALSPTAKEEGDLARAAADFFKKQLSSVLGVPAESIEASRPLEVYGIDSIMVMQLNQQLEKTFGMLPKTLFFEYQNIRDLTGYFLKNHRTHLIDLLGIEERPTERASVSVAAPVRKALTPVRAAVNEQVKQSGALDIAIIGLSGRYPQADDLEAFWNNLREGRDSITEIPKERWDHSLYYDPDRSKRGSTYSKWGGFLCDVDKFDPLFFNIAPREAEIMDPQERLFLQSVYEAMEDAGYTRDTLVSGGESAEERNVGVYVGVMYSEYQLYGAEETLRGRPMALSGNPSSIANRVSYFFNLHGPSLAVDTMCSSSLTAIHLACQSLEQGDCKLAVAGGVNLSLHPNKYLMLGQGKFASSKGRCESFGEGGDGYVPGEGVGAVLLKPLATALEDGDQIYGVIKGTAVNHGGKTNGYSVPNPNLQARVIGRAFKKAGIHPRSLSYLEAHGTGTTLGDPIEIAGLMRAFEEDTTDTQFCAIGSVKSNIGHCESAAGIAGLTKVLLQMKHRQLVPSLHADMLNPNIDFGQTPFFVQRELTEWKRPLLEVDGELREVPRIAGISSFGAGGSNAHLVIEEHVPNAAPRAAARIAEHRPALLVLSAKDEQRLHEQVLRLQAVIDRQVVTDDTLVDTAYTLQVGREVMEERLAVVATSAQNLQQKLSDYLQGRPALGAVFRGQVKGSTDSSQSFAADQDMQELVMKWWQSGQLAKLADLWVKGLRVEYGSLYGAERPHRLSLPTYPFARERCWAVEGSSFDEGFYEQILDEMMDEAITLEEALLKISSALIPN; from the coding sequence ATGAACCGGTATCTAGGCAAAAGAGCAGGAGACATCATCACCGTCTACCCGCATAAGCATCCCTCCATTGTGAAACAGATCCGCAAGGAGTTCGTGTTTGATGATGCCACCCTCCTTCGCGTCTGGGGGGAAGGCAGCCGTGATCGCGAGGAGCTGAATGAACTCCTATGTCGTCTGCTCGGGGCGCAGCTGCGCGAAATGGGACTGCATCCGGCCAAGAGCCCGGCTCGCATGTTCGTAGCCGACTTATATAACAAGTGGTACGAAGAAAGCCTAGCCTTCTTGACCCGTTATGGGTATCTTAGCTTCGACGCATCGTTGGAAACGCTCTGGCAGGAGTGGGAGACTAGAAAATGTCGTTGGCTGGAAAAAGCGGAGCTCAAGGCGCAGGTCGTGTTGGTCGAGACGACGATGCGCGCACTGCCGGACATTCTTACGGGCAAGCAGGCGGCGACAGACATTCTGTTCCCTGATGCCTCGATGAAGCTGGTGGAAGGCGTGTATAAATTAAACGCAATCTCCGACGGCTACAACGAAGTATTGGCCGACATGGTGGTCCTCTACCTACAGGAATGTTTGAAAAACGATCCGGCGGCGCGCATCCGCATCTTGGAGATCGGAGCCGGAACCGGCGGGACGAGCGCAATGGTGTTTGACAAACTGCAACCTTATCAGCAGCACGTCGAAGAATATTGCTACACGGATATTTCCAAAGCTTTTTTGCTCCATGCCGAACGAGAGTATGCTCCGAAGGCTCCGTATCTCACCTATCGAGTGTTCAATGTGGAGGAGCCGATCTCCGGTCAGAAACTGGACGCGGGAGCGTATGACCTCGTATTGGCGACCAACTGCCTGCATGCCACCAAGAACATTCGCCAGACCTTGCGTAATGCCAAGGCGGTTCTAGCAAAAAACGGCCTCTTGCTGCTCAACGAGATGAACCGCAATTCGCTGTTCACGCACTTGACCTTCGGCCTGCTCGATGGATGGTGGCGGTATGAGGATGCGGAGCTGCGCATGCCGGGTTGCCCGGGCTTGTCTTCGGAGGCCTGGTCCTCGGTGCTGAAAGCGGAAGGGTTTCGCGCGATCAATCATCTAGCGCAAAAGGCGCACGATTTCGGTCAGCAGATCATCGTGGCGGAAAGCGACGGGGTGGTGCGACAGAAACAGAGGCAAGGGCAGGTGGCGGCTCCCGCCGCAGCGAAGTTGCCAAATACGGAGGTCCCCGTTGTGTCGAGAGAAGCAGGCGCGGCTCCAGCATCCGAGGTGATGGAAGCGCTGATCGAGGAACAGGTGAAGAATGCGATTAAGGACCAGCTCTTCTCTTCGTTAAAAGTGGACAGGTATCGGATTGATTCCGACAAATCGTTTGCCGATTATGGTCTGGATTCGATTACGGGTGTTCATCTGGTTCAAGCTTTGAACGACAAGCTGTCGGTCGGGTTGAAGACGACGCACCTGTTCGATTACAGCTCGGTCAACCAACTCGCTACTTACATGCTCAGGCAATACAAAGAAGCGCTTGCTGCAGCGTTTGCTCCCGCCAAGCCTCAACTATCGTCGGCGACCTTAGCGACTGCAATCGTAAATGAGCCTTCAATTGCAAATACAATGGCATCGGCGGCAACATGGGGGCAAACGGCAAGAGCTCAAGCTGTCGTTTGGCAAGGCGCTAGAGAAGGGGCTAGAGAAGGGGATCGCGAAAGTGATCGAGAAAGTGCTCAAGAAGGCGGTCGAGAAGATACGGGGGAAAAGATCCCCGAACAAGGCGGAAATATTAATGCGATTGCAATCGTCGGTATGAGCGGGCGTTTTTCGAAGTCGGGGGACCTCGGAGAGCTGTGGGAGCATCTGGCGAACGGAGACGATCTCGTGGGACCGGTAACGCGATGGGATCTTCGCTCTTATTATGCGGAGGGAACACGCTTCTGCAACGAAGGTGGATTCCTTGATGACATACATAGCTTCGATCCGCTGTTCTTCCACATCTCGGGCGTTGAAGCGATGTACATGGACCCGCAGCAGCGCATTTTCCTTGAAGAGTGTTGGAAAGCGCTCGAGGTAGCTGGTTATGCCGGCGACGCGGTGAAAGGGGCCTCCTGCGGGGTGTATGTCGGGATCAACGGAGGCGACTACCAGCAGTCGATGGTTGAACAGGCGCCAGCACAAGCAATGTGGGGCAATGCCGCCTCAGTGATCCCGGCGCGTATTTCATATTTCCTAGACCTTCAAGGTCCGGCGGTCGCGGTCGATACGGCTTGTTCGAGCTCGCTTGTCTCCATCCACTTAGCTTGCCAAGGGTTGCGGTCGGGGGAAACGGACATGGCGTTGGCCGGCGGCGTTTTCATCCAGAGCTCGCCGCGTTTCTACTTGACGGCAGAGCGTGCGAGCATGCTCTCGTCGACAGGGCGCTGTCATACGTTCGATGATCAAGCGAACGGATTCGTACCGGGAGAAGGCGTGGGGGTCGTCGTCCTCAAACGACTGAAGGACGCGCTCGCCGACCGGGATCATATATATGGCATAATTCGAGGCTCGGCGCTCAACCAGGACGGCACAACGAACGGGATCACCGCTCCCAGCGCCAATTCGCAAGAGCGCCTAGAGCGCGAAGTCTACGAGAAGAATGGGATCAACCCGGGGGAGATTCAACTGGTCGAAGCGCATGGCACCGGAACGAAGCTCGGCGATCCGATCGAGTTCGAAGCCTTGACTCGCGCCTTCCGCGCCTACACGAATCGCAAGGAATATTGCGCGCTCGGTTCGATCAAAACGAACATCGGACACGCAGCTGCGGCGGCCGGGGTCGCCGGGTTGCTCAAAATTCTGCTTGCGCTGGAGCACAAGCAGCTGCCGCCCTCGCTTCATTTTGATGCGTGGAATGCAAACATCGAGCATCAAGGCAGCCCGTTTTATGTGAATACTAAGCTTCGGGACTGGAGCATCGAGCCGGGGAGCAGGCGCCGAGCGGCAATCAGCGCCTTCGGGTTCAGCGGCACCAACGCACATATGGTGATCGAGGAACCGCCGGAGCCTGTTCGGCAGCCGATTGACAGAGCCGGGCATCTAATCGTGCTGTCCGCTCGCACCGCCGAACAGCTTCGCAAGCAGGTGCAGAATCTGATCGCCTTCTGCGAGCAGGAACCGAATGCGGAATGCGGCAACATCAGCTACACTTTGCTCGTCGGGCGCAGGCATCTGCCTCACCGCTTGGCCTGTGTTGTACGCGATGTGCCGGAACTCGTCAAGTCGCTGCAAAAATGGCTGGAGACGAGAACAGTCGCAGGGGTGTTTTATGGCGAATTGCTTGAGAATGAACTTCGGGAGCAGCCCTCGCTCAAACGCTACGGCGGCCAGTGCATCGAAAACTTTTGCCATGGTGCCCAAGGGGCAGACCAGCTCGAACAGCTCGCGGCCGTGGCCGATATGTACGCACAAGGCTATGCTCTGGAGTACGGACGCCTGTTTGAAGGGCTGCCTTATGCGCGCATCCCGCTGCCGACCTATCCGTTTGCCAAGGAGCGGTATTGGAAGCCGGAGGATTCGGCACAGTCTGTCGCGAAAGCAGGCGGTATAAATTTTCGCATGCTCCATCCGTTGCTTCACGAAAACATTTCGGTGCTGGAAGAGCAGCGTTATACGTCTATTTTTACAGGAAAAGAATTCTTCCTTGCCGATCATGTGATCAACGGACAGCGGATTTTGCCGGGCGTGGTCCATCTTGAAATGGTCCGCGCAGCTCTAGAGCTGGCGGCAGGAGCGAGCGAAGAAGGCAGCTCATGGCGCTTGCAGCATGTGGGCTTCGTAAGCCCGATCCTCGCAGGGAACGGGCCGGTTGAGGTTCAGGTAGGGCTGCGGGCAGAGGAGGCCGAGGCGATTTCCTATGAAGTCAGAGACGGGCGAGGGACTGTCGTACACAGCCAAGGCCGGGCGAGACGCTTGGGTAAGGTAGATGCTCCTGCCGTCGATCTCACCACTTTACAGACGGTCTGCTCGCAGAACCGAATCAGCGCTTCCGAGTTGTATGAGCTTTTCCGCCAAGCCGGGCTGAACTATGGGCCGGCACACCGAGGGGTCGAGAGCCTGTCGATTGCGGAGGGGCAGGTGCTGGCGAGGTTGTCGCTGCCCGATTGTGTGGCCGACACAGAGAGCCGCTACGTCTTGCATCCGAGCCTCATGGACGCAGCGCTGCAGGCCGCGATTGGCCTAATGCTCGGCACTGCATCATTCAAGCCGCAAGTGCCCTTCGCGTTGGAGGAAGTCGAGATATACGGCCCGTGTACACCCTCGATGTGGGCCGTGGTGCGCCGCAGCGAAGGCAGCAGAGCGGAAGACAAGGTGCAGAAGTTCGACGTGGACGCTTGTGACGAAAATGGTCAGGTGCGCGTGCGCTTGAAAGGCTACACCTCACGTGTGTTGGAAGAGGAAGCCGGGGGACACGAGCCGGGGGCACACTTGCTGCAGCCGGCCTGGAAGCAGCAGGGCATCGCTCACAAGACGCTCCCTCCTGCCCTGTCGCAGCATCTGGTGCTGCTCTGCGAGCTGACTGCACCTCTCGTGCTCGGTGGGCAGATTAAGGCGCTGCAATCGGATCTTCAAGACATCGCAAGCCGCTACCAAGCGTATGCGGTGCGCGTGTTCGAAGAGATCCAGACCCTTTTGCGCAGCAAGCCACAAGGCAAGGTGCTGGTGCAAGTCGTGGTGCCCGCCGACGGAGAAGGTCAAGTCTTCAGCGGCCTTGTCGGACTGCTTCGCACCGCCCGCCGCGAGAACCCGAACCTGATTGCACAACTGATCGAGGTTGAGAACACGACCGATTTGGAAAGTAAGCTTTTGGAAAATTGTCATTCTCTGCAAGATGATTGCATCCGCTACCGATACGACCAGCGCTGGGTTGCTTATTGGGACGTGGCGGAAGTCTCGCAGCAGACGTTCCACATCCCGTGGCGAGATGGCGGCGTCTACCTTCTGACCGGAGGTGCGGGAGGGCTCGGCCTGATTTTTGCCAAAGAGATTGCGAGCAAAGTCAAGGCTCCGAGACTAATCCTCATCGGCCGCTCCCCCTTGGGCCTGCGGCAGCAAGCGGCTCTGCAAGAGCTGAAAAACCTCGGCGCGCTTATCGAGTACCGACAGGTCGATGTGACGCGGGAAAAGGAAGTCGCCAGCCTGTTTGAGGAGATCCGCGTGCACTATGGCACCCTCCAAGGCATCCTGCACGGAGCGGGCGTGATCCGCGACAACTTCATCATCCGCAAAACCGGGCAGGAGATGCAGGAGGTGCTGGCTCCCAAAGTGAGCGGTTTGGTCCACCTCGACCATTCGAGCATTGGGCTGCCGCTGGACTTCTTCGTGCTGTTTTCCGCTGTGGCCGGCTGCCTCGGCAATCCGGGGCAGGCCGATTATGCGGCGGCCAACGGATTTTTGGATGCTTATGCTGCCGAGCGCAATCGTCTGGTCGCTCGCGGGCAACGCCAAGGCCGTACGCTTGCAATCGACTGGCCGCTTTGGCAAGACGGCGGAATGCAGGTGGATGCAGAGACGGCACAGTGGATGAGAGAGCATACGGAGCTGGTCCCGCTGGAGAGCCAGAACGGGATTCGGGCTCTCTATCAGGGCTTGGCCAGCGGGTGCGATCAGGTGATGGTGGTGCAAGGCGACCTCGCCCGAATTACGGAAAAGCTGCATCCGCTGTTCGCCGCCCCTGCTGCCCGCCCGGTTAACAGCGTGGCTAGCCATGTGGAGGACAGAGTGCTGCAGATCGCCTCGGACTTGCTACAGGTCAGAGCTGATGAACTGGATGTCGAGGCCGAGTGGTTCGACTTCGGGATTGATGCGTTTCTGGTAATTGAGCTGGCCAATCGTCTGAGCGAGGAGTTCGGTCTTGTTCTGCCGCCGAGCACCTTCTCGGAGCTGCCGACGATTCAGCAGGTGATTGAGCTGCTGAGAGGCGAGACCGACAAGCAGGTTCCCACAGCACTGAGCCCGACTGCCAAGGAAGAGGGGGATCTGGCGAGAGCAGCGGCCGATTTTTTCAAAAAGCAGCTGTCCTCCGTTCTGGGAGTTCCGGCTGAGAGCATCGAAGCGTCTAGGCCGCTGGAAGTGTACGGCATTGACTCAATCATGGTGATGCAGTTAAACCAACAATTGGAAAAAACCTTCGGTATGTTGCCGAAGACGCTGTTTTTCGAGTACCAAAACATTCGCGATCTGACCGGGTACTTTTTGAAAAATCACCGTACGCATCTAATCGACCTGCTCGGGATTGAGGAGCGACCGACAGAGCGTGCATCGGTTTCGGTGGCAGCGCCTGTGCGGAAGGCTTTAACGCCTGTTCGCGCGGCGGTCAACGAGCAGGTCAAGCAAAGCGGCGCGCTTGACATCGCGATCATCGGGCTGTCCGGGCGCTATCCGCAAGCAGATGATCTGGAGGCATTTTGGAACAACCTGCGCGAGGGTCGGGACTCGATTACCGAGATTCCGAAGGAGCGCTGGGATCACAGCCTGTATTATGACCCGGATCGCAGCAAGCGTGGCAGCACGTACAGCAAGTGGGGCGGGTTCTTGTGCGATGTCGACAAGTTCGACCCGCTGTTTTTCAACATTGCACCTCGGGAAGCTGAGATTATGGACCCGCAAGAGCGTTTGTTCCTACAGTCCGTGTATGAGGCGATGGAGGATGCGGGCTACACTCGCGACACACTCGTGTCGGGCGGGGAATCGGCCGAGGAGCGCAATGTCGGAGTCTACGTCGGGGTGATGTACTCGGAGTATCAGCTCTATGGAGCGGAGGAGACGCTGCGGGGCCGTCCGATGGCCTTGTCCGGCAACCCGTCGTCGATCGCCAACCGCGTGTCCTATTTCTTCAACTTGCATGGCCCGAGTCTTGCGGTTGATACGATGTGCTCCTCGTCGCTCACGGCCATTCATCTGGCCTGCCAGAGTCTGGAGCAAGGCGATTGCAAGCTTGCTGTCGCTGGCGGGGTCAATCTGTCCTTGCATCCGAACAAGTACCTGATGCTCGGCCAAGGCAAGTTCGCGTCGAGCAAAGGACGCTGTGAAAGCTTTGGTGAAGGGGGCGACGGGTACGTGCCGGGTGAAGGCGTCGGAGCTGTACTGCTCAAACCGCTCGCCACGGCGCTAGAGGATGGTGACCAAATCTACGGTGTGATCAAGGGAACGGCGGTCAATCACGGCGGAAAAACCAATGGCTACTCCGTACCGAATCCGAATCTGCAAGCTCGAGTGATCGGGCGCGCGTTCAAAAAGGCAGGCATTCACCCGCGCTCCCTCTCTTACTTGGAAGCGCACGGCACGGGAACGACGCTGGGCGACCCGATCGAGATCGCCGGATTGATGAGAGCCTTCGAAGAAGACACGACAGACACGCAATTTTGCGCGATCGGATCAGTCAAATCGAACATCGGGCACTGCGAGAGTGCGGCTGGCATCGCGGGCCTTACCAAAGTGCTGCTGCAGATGAAGCATCGCCAGCTAGTGCCTTCTTTGCACGCAGACATGCTGAATCCGAACATCGACTTTGGTCAGACACCGTTCTTTGTGCAGCGGGAGCTGACGGAGTGGAAGCGCCCGCTGCTGGAGGTGGACGGCGAGCTTCGCGAGGTGCCGCGCATCGCTGGCATTTCCTCGTTCGGAGCGGGAGGTTCCAATGCTCATCTTGTGATTGAGGAGCATGTGCCGAATGCAGCACCGCGAGCGGCTGCTCGTATTGCGGAGCACCGACCGGCGCTGCTCGTACTGTCAGCCAAAGACGAGCAGCGTTTGCACGAGCAGGTGCTGCGCCTGCAGGCGGTGATCGACAGACAGGTCGTGACGGATGACACGCTCGTCGATACGGCCTATACTTTGCAGGTGGGGCGCGAAGTGATGGAAGAGCGGCTCGCCGTGGTGGCAACCTCCGCACAGAACCTGCAGCAGAAGCTGTCCGATTATCTGCAAGGTCGTCCGGCGCTTGGCGCGGTTTTCCGCGGTCAAGTCAAAGGATCGACAGACAGCTCGCAATCGTTCGCGGCGGATCAAGATATGCAGGAGCTCGTGATGAAATGGTGGCAGAGCGGCCAGCTTGCCAAGCTGGCCGACCTCTGGGTCAAGGGCCTTCGTGTGGAGTACGGTTCTTTGTATGGTGCGGAGAGACCGCATCGCCTCTCGCTACCGACTTATCCGTTTGCCCGTGAGAGATGCTGGGCGGTGGAGGGGTCAAGTTTTGACGAAGGGTTCTATGAGCAGATTCTGGACGAGATGATGGACGAAGCGATCACCCTCGAAGAAGCCCTTCTGAAAATCAGCAGCGCCCTAATTCCGAATTGA